One Spinacia oleracea cultivar Varoflay chromosome 4, BTI_SOV_V1, whole genome shotgun sequence DNA segment encodes these proteins:
- the LOC110779180 gene encoding THO complex subunit 7B codes for MLKGRRVVGKGEAVAAHYAFGPHEDDAIIKHRLLTRTTTTRGEPPLKKLQKKFTALVVEVEKSTDNYNDCEKLAKAFLQELTTFEIPLLKSKAVVDANLREKEHFNELNDEINSQILEVQTEIEDLKKELEASKIERKHKEECETIRKLIATQPPRSETEKMIAELEKEIAALEAEDMASARLLELRKKQFALLLHVVDELQVTIEDEQRSLVEEMKTLSEEQKVGPEDPSGSAEAMNID; via the exons ATGCTGAAAGGAAGAAGGGTTGTTGGCAAGGGAGAGGCTGTTGCTGCTCATTATGCCTTTGGTCCTCATGAAGATGATGCAATTATAAAGCACAGGCTTCTAACTCGCACAACCACAACAAGAGGTGAACCTCCATTGAAGAAGCTACAAAAGAAATTTACTGCCTTGGTCGTTGAGGTTGAGAAGAGTACAGATAATTACAATGATTGTGAGAAACTTGCAAAGGCCTTTTTGCAGGAACTTACCACTTTCGAGATTCCGTTATTGAAAAGCAAAGCAGTTGTTGATGCAAACTTGAGGGAAAAGGAGCATTTCAACGAGTTGAATGATGAGATAAATAGCCAGATTCTTGAGGTACAGACGGAAATTGAAGATCTAAAGAAAGAACTTGAAGCCAGCAAGATTGAGAGAAAACACAAGGAGGAGTGTGAGACGATACGGAAATTAATAGCCACGCAGCCTCCTAGGTCAGAAACAGAGAAGATGATAGCTGAACTTGAGAAAGAGATAGCTGCCTTGGAAGCAGAAGACATGGCTAGTGCAAGGCTGCTGGAACTTCGCAAGAAACAGTTTGCTCTGTTATTACATGTG GTGGATGAGTTGCAGGTGACAATAGAGGATGAACAAAGGAGTTTAGTGGAAGAGATGAAAACTCTTTCTGAAGAGCAGAAGGTTGGTCCAGAAGATCCAAGCGGGAGTGCAGAAGCCATGAACATTGATTAG
- the LOC110793462 gene encoding protein RDM1: MSKRPVQWNDQVDLVSSDDEAADMEADGGSSGQKQTTYVFNYQPADEKPSEDRMVRRAKMYQEYMKKVPVPCQRGSIILCNSWMGLAKSIKELYGQPLHYLTNILLKQWDQARFETGEDYQPLDTIIHPLKAEATIWFVEDVHRRTASYHQLSKLWLGDPVHHAFIDPIFPKI; the protein is encoded by the exons ATGTCGAAAAGGCCAGTTCAATGGAATGATCAGGTAGATCTTGTGTCATCAGATGATGAAGCAGCAGATATGGAGGCAGATGGTGGTTCTTCTGGGCAAAAGCAAACAACATATGTTTTTAACTATCAGCCTGCCGATGAAAAACCTTCTGAAG ATAGAATGGTGAGAAGGGCAAAGATGTATCAGGAGTACATGAAGAAGGTCCCCGTTCCATGTCAACGTGGCTCAATCATTCTATGTAATTCGTGGATGGGATTGGCGAAATCAATAAAGGAGCTATATGGGCAGCCACTACACTACCTGACAAACATTCTCCTAAAACAGTGGGACCAAGCGAGATTTGAAACCGGTGAAGATTACCAGCCGTTGGACACCATTATTCATCCTCTTAAAGCAGAAGCAACCATCTGGTTCGTGGAGGATGTCCATCGCCGCACAGCTTCATACCATCAATTGTCAAAACTCTGGCTGGGAGATCCAGTGCACCATGCTTTCATAGATCCTATCTTCCCTAAAATATGA